From a single Equus asinus isolate D_3611 breed Donkey chromosome 2, EquAss-T2T_v2, whole genome shotgun sequence genomic region:
- the C2H14orf28 gene encoding uncharacterized protein C14orf28 homolog, with product MKTLFEEIKASIKNNYNQDRSFWRPVLPWGGVFTIKAGRKAVSCTPLYVEIRLKNTCTIDGFLMLLYVILNENENFPRELSLHLGREFVDCFLYLMDTYSFTTVKLLWIWDKMEKQQYKSEVHKASLIIDLFGNEHDNFTKNLENLMSTIQESYCSNWRCPTRVQEDQQRTININPPQEIPHGNLIRLAVDELFCSRIELCEEHGCGGLREFSQRVFCHGAPPFVVLNMQHWKSEDLAYVPYYLDLSDHKYLLEGATLFNKEEHHYSAAFQIGGHWMHYDGLRNVNLILLNKPPEFLLLSSLVYIRATEK from the exons ATGAAGACACTGTTTGAAGAGATCAAAGcatcaattaaaaataactataaccaagATCGCTCATTTTGGAGGCCTGTTCTTCCTTGGGGAGGTGTTTTTACTATCAAAGCTGGCCGCAAAGCAGTGTCCTGTACGCCACTCTATGTTGAAATAAGACTGAAAAATACCTGCACCATAGATGGATTCTTGATGTTATTGTATGTCAttcttaatgaaaatgaaaatttccccAGGGAACTCTCTCTTCATTTAGGTAGAGAGTTTGTagactgttttctttatttaatggACACCTACAGTTTTACAACTGTGAAGCTACTTTGGATTTGGGACAAGATGGAAAAACAGCAATACAAATCTGAAGTTCACAAAGCTTCACTGATAATTGATTTATTTGGGAATGAGCATGACAATTTTACAAAAAATCTCGAAAATCTCATGTCTACCATACAAGAGAGTTACTGTTCCAACTGGCGATGCCCAACTCGAGTGCAGGAAGATCAGCAGCGCACAATTAATATAAA TCCTCCTCAAGAAATTCCACATGGAAACTTGATACGACTGGCTGTGGATGAGTTATTCTGTTCCAGGATTGAACTGTGTGAAGAGCATGG GTGTGGTGGCTTAAGAGAATTTTCCCAGCGAGTTTTCTGCCACGGGGCACCCCCTTTTGTTGTCCTAAACATGCAGCATTGGAAATCTGAAGATCTGGCATATGTACCCTATTACTTGGATTTATCTGATCACAA GTATCTCTTGGAAGGGGCCACACTCTTTAACAAAGAGGAACATCACTATTCTGCAGCTTTCCAGATCGGTGGACACTGGATGCACTATGATGGCCTCAgaaatgtgaatttaattttgttaaataaaccCCCAGAGTTTCTCCTCTTGTCATCGTTGGTTTATATTCGAGCCACAGAGAAATAA